A region of the Oceanihabitans sp. IOP_32 genome:
GATGCTAAACAGCGACACAGAACCACATGTAATCATACCGCAACCCATTTATTGCACCAAGCATTAAGAGAGGTTTTAGGTGCGCATGTCGAGCAAAAAGGAAGCGCGGTACACTCAAAATATTTGCGATTTGATTTTTCACATTTCTCAAAATTAACAGCAGAGCAGTTACAAGAGGTCGAAAACTTTGTAAATAGAAGAATTGAAGGGAAATTACCATTAATTGAGAAACGAAACATACCAAAAGAGGAAGCCCTAGCTGATGGTGCTGTAAGTTTATTTGGAGAAAAATATGGCGATACGGTACGTACCGTTCAATTTGGACAGTCAGTAGAACTTTGTGGAGGGACACACGTGAAAAACACAGCCGACATTTGGCATTTTAAAATCGTGTCTGAAGGCGCCGTAGCAGCGGGCATACGCCGTATTGAAGCCATTACCAACGACGCTGTAAAAGATTTTTATTCTGAAAATACTAGCGCGTATTTTAAAATGAAAGATTTGCTTAACAATGCTAAAGAACCTGTTAAAGCACTTCAAAATTTACAAGATGAAAACAGCAATCTTAAAAAGCAAATAGAGGCGTTATTAAAAGAAAAAGCTAAAAATATTAAAGCCGAACTTAAGAGTGAATTACAAGATGTAAACGGAATCCAATTTTTAGCTAAACAAATAAATTTAGATGCCTCTGGAATTAAAGATGTAGCTTTCGAGTTGGGCACTCAGTTTGATAATCTATTCTTATTATTTGCCACAGAGCAAAACGGAAAGGCCTTACTGTCTTGCTATATTTCAAAAGAATTGGTGGCTAGTAAAGGTTTAAATGCGGGACAAGTGGTTAAAGACTTAGGTAAATTTATTCAAGGCGGCGGCGGCGGACAACCATTTTTCGCTACTGCTGGAGGTAAGAAGCCCGGAGGGATTAATGAGGCTTTGGAGGCTGCTAAGCGTTATATCGAATAGTCGCACAAAGACACAAAATTAAAACACAGAGGCTTCCACAGAAATTTTAAAAGTATATCTCTGTGAATCTCTGTGTTGCTCTGTGAATCTCTGTGTAAAAACTACAATAAAATGAACCTTCAAACCAAAATAAAACTAACCCAACAATCTCAAAATTTAATAGATTACAATTCTAATCTACTATTGTTAGGCTCTTGTTTTGTGGAAAACATAGGTAAGAAGTTAGACCATTTTAAATTTAATAAGCTTCAAAATCCTTTAGGGATCTTATTCAATCCAAAGGTTATTGAAACATTGGTTTTTAATGCTGTAAATCAAAAAGAATATCGAGAGGAAGATGTGTTTTTTCATAACGAACAATGGCATTGTTTTGAGGCACACTCTCGGTTAAGTAACACATCAAAAGAGAATTTGTTAAGAGATTTGAATACTGCCATTCAATTAACAAATCAACAAATTCAAAAGACAACACATATTGTAATTACACTGGGTACAGCTTGGATTTACAACGCTCTTGAAACTGGTAAAACCGTTGCGAACTGTCATAAAGTACCTCAAGAACAATTCCGTAGAGAAAAAATGACGGTTAATGCCATTTGCAAATCGCTAAACCACACGGTGGCATTGGTAAGACGTGTAAACAAAAATGCATCCATGGTGTTTACGGTTTCGCCGGTAAGACATTTAAAAGATGGTTTTGTAGAAAACACCTTAAGTAAAGCACATTTAATTACCGCCTTACATCAAATAATTAATCATGATGAGGGGTTGTATTATTTTCCTTCCTATGAAATCATGATGGATGAGCTGCGAGATTATAGGTTCTATGCCGAAGATATGGTGCATCCAAACCAAGTGGCTATAAATTATATTTGGGAGAAATTTCGAGATGTTTGGGTCTCGAAAGACGCTTTACAAACCATGATGGAAGTCGATGCCATTCAAAAGCGATTACAACACAAACCATTTAATTCTAAGTCTGAAGCACATCAAAAATTTCTTCAAAATTTAGATATGAAGATAAAAAGACTACAATCTCAATATCCTCAAATTTATTTTTAACATCAGATTTTAAGAACACAAAATCAGAAATCAATTGCAATTAACTTCATGGTTTTATAAATTGAATTTTGTGACATATTACCAAAATTATTTCTAAATTAGTACATGCGAAAAATTTTGTTAGGTGTTGTAATAACGCTGGTTGTTTTATTTGCGTTTAAATATTGTGAAGATAAAAAAGAAGATAAAATAGTACTTCAGGAAAGTTCTATGCTTATTCAAGAGCAAATTTTAAACGTGGGTAAACTCATTGTTACCGAAGGTCATTTTAGTGAAGTTTTTAATTATAAACATTCTCAAGAAATTTTCGGTAAATACCTTTCTTTCGATAAAAAAGCGCTTGTTGTTGTAAATGCTGATGTCACGATAGCCTACGATTTAAGTCAAATTGAATTTAAAATTGATGAAGCCAACAAAACACTTGAGATAATTAGCATTCCAGAAGAAGAAATTAAAATTTATCCAGATTTCGAATATTACGATGTGCAAGCCGATTTTCTTAATCCGTTTGTGGCCAAGGATTATAATCAAATTAAAAACACAGTTAAAGCCTCTTTATCTGAAAAAATAGAAAAATCTGGGTTAAAAGCTAATGCTAAAAATAGATTAGTAACCGAGCTTTCAAAATTTTATATTTTAACTAATTCTCTAGGTTGGACATTAATATGCAATGAAACACCTATGGATTCGATGAATAGTTTTCAAGATTTAAAACTATAAATTACGTAATAATGGATAAAGTGACTTTGCAAAATGTGCATAATCGGATAAAATCATACATTCACAATACCCCAGTGTTAACCTCACAATTAATAAACACTATTTGTGAAGCTCAAGTATTCTTTAAATGCGAGAACTTTCAGAAAATGGGGGCTTTTAAAATGCGGGGTGCTACGAATGCTATTTTAAACTTAACCGAAACTCAAAAAAGTAAAGGCGTAGTTACGCATTCATCGGGTAATTTTGCACAGGCCTTATCATTAGCCGCCAAACAAATGGGTGTTAAAGCTTATATTGTAATGCCTAAAAATGCACCACAAGTTAAAAAAGAGGCTGTAAAAACTTATAAAGGTATTATTGTGGAATGCGACTCAAACCTCGAGGCGCGCGAGTTCGAAGCAAAACGCATTCAAATGGAGAAAGGTGCAACTTTTATACACCCCTCGAATGATGATGCTGTAATTTACGGAAACGCTACAGCTGCCATAGAATTTTTGGAAGATTATCCCGATTTAGATTATATTTTCACGCCCGTTGGTGGTGGTGGCTTGTTAGCTGGTACCTTATTAGCATCTAAATATTTTTCTAAGAACTGTAAAGTGATTGCTGGCGAACCCATAGCAGTCGATGATGCTTACAGGTCGTTAAAATCTGGAATTATTGAAAAAAATGAAACCTCAAATACTATTGCAGATGGTTTAAGAACGCATTTAGGCGATAGAAATTTCCCGATTATAAAAGCGCATGTCGATACTATTATTCGTGTTGAAGAAGATGATATTGTTTACGCCATGAAACTGATTTGGGAACGCATGAAAATCGTTATCGAACCATCAAGTGCAGTCGCTTTTGCAGCGCTGTTAAAAGAAAAAGAAGTTTTAAAGCACAAAAAAATTGGTGTGATACTTTCTGGAGGCAATGTAGATTTAAGCCAGTTACCGTTTTAGTTTATTCTTCTAGTTTTTTATACAAACTATACCAACCACCTCCATTTACAGCTTCAATACCGTTATTTTTTAAAATAGAGGCCGCACTCGCAGAGCGCATACCGCTTGCACAACACGTGATTACCGGTTTATTATATTTTTTTATCTCTTTAATTTTAGAATTAAAGACTTGTAGTGGTATGTTTTTAGATTTTGGAATAGCGCCTTGATTGTATTCACCTTGTGATCTCACATCAATTATAATAGCGCCTTTTGCTTTAAATTCTTTAATCATTTCTTGCCTTTTGTTACCAAAGAACAGGCTAAATAACCCCATATTTTAGTTTATTATTTGTGCAAATATCCAATTAATTTTAATGAAGAATGTAACAAGTGTTACTTTTAATTTTTATATATTCAACCTCAAAATATATTGATAATGCAGCCATATGTTACGTTACAAATAGAAGCTGGTGTTGGAACGATTGAGTTTTTTCATCCCGATCACAATGCCATGCCAAGTGACAATCTTAAAAAATTAGAAAACACTATTATTGAAGCTGCTAAAAACGAGCGAGTTAAAGTCGTCGTTTTAAAAAGTGCTGGCGACAGGACATTTTGTGCAGGAGCTAGTTTTAAAGAACTAATCGCTATTAATAATACAGAAACAGGAAAGGAGTTTTTCTCTGGTTTCGCTCATGTTATAAATGCCATGCGAAAATGTCCAAAACTAATTATTGGACGTGTACAAGGTAAAGCTGTTGGCGGCGGTGTTGGTTTGGCAGCAGCGACAGACTATTGTTTAGCAAGCCAATTCGCCGCGATAAAATTAAGTGAGTTAAGTATTGGAATTGGCCCCTTTGTAATTGAACCTGCAGTCTCCAGAAAAATAGGACAAACGGCCATGTCTCAAATAACGATTAATGCCGAGCAGTTTTATACGGCGCAATTCGCTAAAGAAAAAGGCCTTTATGCTGATGTTTTTGATACTGTTGAAGCTTTAGATGAAGCCGTTAAAACTTTAGCTGAAAATCTAGCAACTTATAATCCTGAAGCTTTAGTGCAAATGAAAAAGGTATTTTGGAAAGATACGGCACACTGGGATAGTTTGCTTATGGAGCGTGCCGAAATTAGTGGTCATTTGGTGTTGAGTACGTTTACAAAAGAAACTTTGAAGCGGTTTATGTAGTTTTTATATTTAACGTTGCAATATGAATGTTATTTGAGGAAAAACCCCAATAGAGAGTTAATAATCTGTTGACTTAGTAAGTTCGTTCTTTAAAATTGTACTTTTATATTGTGAGATGGCTTCGTCGTTCCTGCTCGCCATGACGGATTGTTATGGTGTACTGTTATTCATAGCAGCCTGTCAGAGTACAGGGAAGAATCTCTTTCTCTATAAACTTAGCATAACCCATTATAAAGATTCTTCAGTCGTGCCTCCTTCTGAATGACAGACGTGGATTATTCAAAGCGAAGTCTGTCATTCAGAGCAGCCTGTCATTCAGAGCGCAGCGAAGAATCTCACGATTTTACTTGTCGTTTTAATTGAAAAGATGGCTTCGTCATGCTTCCTCGCCATGACGTATAATTAGTATGTGCTGTCTTTCAAAGCGAAGTCTGTCATTCAGAGCCTGTCATTCAGAGCACAGCGAAGAATCTCACGATTTTACTTGCCCTTTCAATCAAAAGATGGCTTCGTCATGCTTCCTCGCCATGACGGATTGTTACGGTGTATTGTTATTCATAGCAGCCTGTCAGAGTACAGGGAAGAATATCTTTCTCTATAAACTTAGCATAACCCATTGTAAAGATTCTTCAGTCTTTCCTCCTTCTGAATGACAGACGTGGATTATTCAAAGCGCAGCCTGTCATTCAGAGCGCAGCGAAGAATCTCATGATTTTACTTGCCCTTTTAATCAAAAGATGGCTTCGTCATGCTTCCTCGCAATGTCGGAACACCACTGTGTGTAGTTGTTTATAACGAAGTCTGTCATTCAGAGCACAGCGAAGAATCTCACGATTTTACTTGCCCTTTCAATCAAAAGATGGCTTCGTCACGCTTCCTCGCCATGACGGATTGTTACGGTGTATTGTTATTCATAGCAGCCTGTCAGAGTACAGGGAAGAATCTCTTTCTCTATAAACTTAGCATAACCCATTATAAAGATTCTTCAGTCGTGCCTCCTTCTTAATGACAGACGTGGATTATTCAAAGTGAAGTCTGTCATTCAGAGCAGCCTGTCATTCAGAGCGCAGCGAAGAATCTCACGATTTTACTTGTCGTTTTAATTGAAAAGATGGCTTCGTCATGTTTCCTCGCCATGACGGATTGTTACGATGTATTGTTATTCATAGCAGCCTGTCAGAGTACAGGGAAGAATCTCTTTCTCTATAAACTTAGCATAACCCATTATAAAGATTCTTCAGTCGTGCCTCCTTCTGAATGACAGACGTGGATTATTCAAAGCGAAGTCTGTCATTCAGAGCAGCCTGTCATTCAGAGCGCAGCGAAGAATCTCACGATTTTACTTGCCCTTTTAATCAAAAGATGGCTTCGTCATGCTTCCTCGCCATGACGTATAATTAGTATGTGCTGTCTTTCAAAGCGAAGTCTGTCATTCAGAGCAGCCTGTCATTCAGAGCGCAGCGAAGAATCTCACGATTTTACTTGCCCTTTCAATCAAAAGATGGCTTCGTCATGCTTCCTCGCCATGACGGGTTGTTACGGTGTATTGTTATTCGTAGCAGCTTGTCAGAGTACAGGGAAGAATCTCTTTCTCTATAAACTTAGCATAACCCATTATAAAGATTCTTCAGTCGTGCCTCCTTCTGAATGACAGACGTGGATTATTCAAAGCGAAGTCTGTCATTCAGAGCAGCCTGTCATTCAGAGCGCAGCGAAGAATCTCACGATTTTACTTGCCCTTTTAATCAAAAGATGGCTTCGTCATGCTTCCTCGCCATGACGTATAATTAGTATGTGCTGTCTTTCAAAGCGCAGTCTGTCATTCAGAGTAGCCTGTCATTCAGAGCACAGCGAAGAATCTCATGATTTTACTTGTCGTTTTAATTGAAAAGATGGCTTCGTCGTTCCTCCTCGCCATGACGGATTGTTACGGTGTATTGTTATTCATAGCAGCCTGTCAGAGTACAGGGAAGAATCTCTTTCTCTATAAACTTAGCATAACTCATTATAAAGATTCTTCAGTCGTGCCTCCTTCTGAATGACAGACGTGGATTATTCAAAGTGGAGTCTGTCATTCAGAGCAGCCTGTCATTCAGAGCGCAGCGAAGAATCTCACGATTTTACTTGCCCTTTCAATCAAAAGATGGCTTCGTCATGCTTCCTCGCCATGACGGATAATTAGTATGTGCTGTCTTTCAAAGCGAAGTCTGTCATTCAGAGCGCAGCGAAGAATCTCACGATTTTACTTGCCCTTTCAATCAAAAGATGGCTTCGTCATGCTTCCTCGCCATGACGGTTTGTTACGGTGTACTATAATTCATAGGAACTCTTTAATTAAAGCGTAACCTGTCATTGAGAGCTTAGCGAAGAATCTTATGATTTTACTTGCCCTTTCAATCAAAAGATGGCTTCGTCATGTTTCCTCGCCATGACGGATTGTTACGGTGTATTGTTATTCATAGCAGCCTGTCAGAGTACAGGGAAGAATCTCTTTCTCTATAAACTTAGCATAACCCATTATAAAGATTCTTCAGTCGTGCCTCCTTCTGAATGACAGACGTGTATTATTCAAAGCGCAGCCTGTCATTCAGAGCAACCTGTCATTCAGAGCGCAGCGAAGAATCTCACGATTTTACTTGCCCTTTCAATCAAAAGATGGCTTCGTCATGTTTCCTCGCCATGACGGGTTAGTGTTTTGATAATAGCGTTTTTTCAATAATCGCCAAACCATCATCAATTAAATGTCCAACTTCTGGTCTGTTTTGTTTTACGGTCTCTAAATGCTCCATAATGCTTTGGCATAATTTAGTTTCATTTGCTAAGAAAGCTAATTCATAAAGTTCTACGGACAGCAACCAATCGTTTGGATAGTTTTTTATTAATTCTTCCAAAACTTTAGTTCTAGAAATAGTTTTATTTACACCATCTCTGTAATCCCTAACTTGTTGGTAAAGTGTTTCCAGATGAAGTAATTGATCTGATTTTTCAACATGAATGGTTTTAGAGCTCGGTACATGCGTAATTAAATCGAAACTATTGTAATCTGCAGGCCCAGAAAACGCCGATACCATAGTTTTACCTACAGCCATATGATAAATCCCCCATTCGGGTTTAAAAAGTGTGGTTTTACCATGTGTAACCGTGCAGTTTTTAAAACTAATCAGTATTATTTTTCCTTGTAGATTTCGTTTTCCTGTAATAATTTCACCTGAAACGCTAATGCCGCCTTCAAACTCCAGGGTCACATTTTTTTCTTCAAAAATATGGTAAGCGCTTAAATCACGAGGACTCATATCTTCAATAGCCAAATTAATACCTTTTAATTTTCCTATAGGTGAGCCAAAGCCATTTTTGTGTGTTTTAATACCATGGCCTACCAACTCTTTTTCTCGATAGGCAAGTGCGGTTTCACCCATTGTTTGTATGTAAATGGGTTGGCTTTCATGTTCAATAACTTCACTAAAAACACCAGATATTTGTATGCCTGTACTGAGTTCTATAGTGCCTAATGCTTTAGACTGAATTAATTTGGTAACCCCTGTTAACCCACCTTTTCGCAAAGCCATAGTATTGGCAAACTCCTCTAAAATTAAATTTAAATGCGCGAAATTAGGTGTGACAAAAAGTTGAGGTTGAGGTTTGGTAATATCAAAATCCTTGTAAGCTGCTTCAATGGTATAGGGTAGTTTTTTAACTTCGCTAGTCATACACCAAGCACTTTCGCCTATAGAAGATAGTAGGCCTGCGCCATAAATTTTTGGATTCTCTAGACTGCCTATTAAGCCGTATTCTACCGTCCACCAATGTAGGTTTCTTATTAATGCCATTTCACTGGGTTCTCCCATGTTTTGTTGCAGTTCTTCAACTTTTTTTTCCGCGGAAGCGATCGCATCTTCTGTCGAATTTGGAGCTTCTTTAATAATAGAGAGCTGCCTAACGGCTTGGTACAATTCATAGTCCTTTGCCGATGAAATCGCTTTACATCCAATTTCGCCAAACCGTCGTAAATACTCGGCATATTCGGGGTTCGCTATAATGGGAGCATGTCCTGCACCTTCGTGAATAATATCGGGTGCTGGTGTGTATTCAATATGGTCTAATTGTCTAATATCGCTTGCAATAACGAGCACGTTATAGGCCTGAAATTCCATAAAAGCGTTGGGTGGAATAAAACCATCGACAGCTACGGCTGCCCAGCCAATAGCCTTCAAAATACGGTTCATGCCATACATATTTGGAATATTATCAATAGAAATTCCCGTTTGTTTTAAGCCCTCTAAATAGGATTTGTGGGCTACTTTAGCTAAAAAATCTACGTTTTTTCGCATCACATAACGCCAAACCGCTTGGTCTATAGCCGAATAATCCTCATAATGTTGAGGTTTTATAAATTGTTTTAAATGTTCTGGTAGACGATTTAAAATGCTGTTAGATTCAAAGGCGTTAGACATGATTTCTGTTTATAATGCTTTATGTAAAAATACAAACTCTAAACAAAAAATTATAGAACTTAGTCTTAAAATTAATGATTCTCCCCAGTGTGTTTTTTAAATTAAAAAGAAAAAAGTGTTTTGAGATTTCGTTTTTTTGGAGCTTGAAAGACAGTGGCAATACTGTTAAAACTGTTTCTATAAACGTTATAAATATTTTTAGAAGATGTTTGATTTTGGGGTTATTTTAAGAGATTTTAAATCTTAATTTCAAAAAAAAGCAACCCAAATTGAGTTGCTTTTTATAAATGTTTTACTGTGTCGCCCCTGGAGGATATTTCTCCATGATTTTGGCAACAAATTCCTTAATACGCAATTCTTTTTTCTCCATATCTTGAGTTAAATAACCGGTACCCACGCCTTGCCAAACGAGTTCTTTTTTATTGGCATCAATTAAATCGACGTATAAAGCGCCTTCTGTAGATCGTGATACCGAAGTAGAATTATAACGATTCCAATACCAAGGATGCCAACCCCAACCATAACCGTAAGGACCAAAATTATCGTTGTAAATGTTTATTTTTTCACGAGACTTGGTAAAAAGGCTAACTAGTAAATCTGGGTTTTCAGATTTTGTAAATCCTTTGGCCAAAAGTTCAGCTTCAATAGCACGTAGAATTCTGCGTTTGTCTAGATCGTTAATTTCTGCTTTATCAATTCCAGTTTTGTAAAATGCAAAAGTCTTATATTCATTAAAGTTAGCATTTCTGTCGTAATCTGTAGCTACTTTTACCGAACTGCAAGATGATATAAAAATTAGCAATGCTAAAAAAGGTAGTGTTTTTAATAGTTTTTTCATAGCCTTAAAATTTTGTTTCTGTTAATAGCCTGTAGTAAATCGCTTAAAATAATGGACTTAGTTAATTAACTACATCAAAAATCGTACCAAGGGGTTTAAATGTTTTTTCGCAGAATTAAGTTCTTTTTTTTAATACTGTTTGTTTTTTTTGTTTGTCATGACTGCGGTTGAAGCGTTATAACCATATGGACAATGTCTGCAACCACTCTCACAGCAATAGCCTCTTTTTAAAAGATATTGTGCTGTAAAGCAGCGGTAACCTTCGGGCGTTAAATAGTAATCGCCATCTTCTATAGGAATTATTTTTTTCATTATCTTACAAATATAACCTATCTTGGATTAATTTTTGATTACAATTTTGTTTATGATTCTTATTTCAAAACGCTTGATCCCAAAAGGCTACACTGGCCTAACAATTTTTCCTTTTGTGTTTTTAAAATACAGAAGTTTTAAAACCGATTATGTTTTAATTAACCATGAGAAAATTCATTTAAAGCAACAGTTAGAGTTATTAGTTTTGCCATTTTATATACTTTACGGTATCGAGTTTTTAATTAGAGTGTTACAGTATAGAAATTGGAATTTAGCTTACAGAAACATCTCTTTTGAACGTGAGGCTTATGATAACGAATTGAATTTAGATTATCTCAAACAGCGTACTTTCTGGGGATTTTTAAAGTATATTCGCGTCCATGACTTTTAAGCCTGAAAATAGCATAAACCAAACTGTTTTTTTGCCAAAAAACAAAGGTATTGAGTTGGTTGTAAAACGTGAAGATAAAATTCATCCTTTTGTTTCTGGTAATAAATATAGAAAGCTAAAATACAACCTTATTGAAGCTCAAAATAGCGGTTTTAAAACCCTCCTTACTTTTGGCGGTGCCTATTCCAACCATATTGCGGCAGTAGCTTCTGCTGGGCAAAACCTGGGCTTTAAAACCATTGGCGTTATTCGCGGTGACGAGTTAGGGTCTAAAATTGAACGTAATCCTACTCTGAGTTTTGCAAAGGAATGTGGTATGCAGTTTAAATTTGTTTCGCGAACAGATTACCGCGATAAAACATCTCAAAATTTTATCGATCATTTAAAGAAAGAGTTTAATACTTTTTATTTAATTCCCGAAGGGGGTACCAATACATTGGCTGTAAATGGCTGTGAAGAAATATTAAACGATTCTGATAAGGATTTCGATTATATATGTACATCTGTTGGAACTGGGGGTACAGTTTCTGGATTAATAAACGGCTCTAATTCCAATCAAAACGTTTTGGGTTTTCCGGCTTTAAAAGGTGATTTTTTGAAAGAAGAAATTACTAAATTTGTAACGCAATCAAATTGGAGTTTAATAACCGATTATCATTTTGGGGGGTATGCTAAAATAAACCCAGAACTAATTCGTTTTATTAACCATTTTAAAAACACGAATCGAATTCCCTTAGACCCTATTTATACCGGGAAAATGATGTTTGGAATTTACGATTTAATCCATAAGGGTTATTTTCCTGCGGGTTCTAAAATTTTAGCTATTCACACTGGTGGTTTACAAGGAATTGCCGGAATGAATATGATTTTGAAAAATAAAAATTTACCAATAATTGAATAAAAATGAAACGATTACTATTACTATTCTGCTTAATGAGTGTGGTTTTTAGTTGCCGCTCTAAAAAAGTAGCTGTTAGCAAGAAAACCATAATAAAGCCGAATACCGAGCAGATTGTAAAACCTGTTGAAAAACCTGTAGTTACTGCGCCTCCCAAGGTTTATGCAGATAAAATAGATAAGTATATTGACACGTATAAAGACATCGCTCAAAGCGAAATGCAATTGTATCATATTCCTGCTAGTATTACTTTAGCGCAGGGTATTTTAGAGTCGGGATCGGGCTATGGCAGATTGGCAATGAAAGCCAATAATCATTTTGGAATTAAATGTCACGGATGGACAGGGCAAAAAATTTATCATGATGACGATGAAAAGCAAGAGTGTTTTAGAAAATATAAAGATGCCAAATACTCCTTTAGAGACAGGTCTTTATTCTTAACAGGACGTAAAAGGTATGCAAAGCTTTTTGAGCTTAGAAAGGAAGATTATAAAGGATGGGCAAAAGGCTTACGAGCGGCAGGGTATGCAACCGATAGAAAATATCCACAAAAATTAATTAGCATCATCGAACGTTATAATTTGTACGAATATGACAAAGAAGTTATGGGTGCTAATTATGTTAAGATCGAGACGCCAAAAATCAACTCTGGCAAAACATATAGGGTTATAAAAGGTGATACTTTATATTCGATATCAAGAAAATACAATATTAGCGTAGAGCAACTTCAAAATATAAATGGGTTAAAGGATAACACCATTAGTATCGGTCAAGAGTTAGTTATTAGATAAATGCTTTTAAAATAAACAGTAAAAATGATATACAAACGTAGCAGTGCGTTATTCACAGAAGCCGAAAAAGTTATTCCTGGAGGTGTGAACTCTCCAGTACGTGCTTTTAAAGCCGTTGGCGGAACACCAATTTTTGTAAAAGGAGCTAAAGGGGCTTATTTATACGACGAAGATGGCCATAGATTAATAGACTATATAAACTCTTGGGGTCCCATGATTTTGGGGCATGCTTTCGAGCCTGTTGTAAACGCGGTTATTGATAAAGCTAAAAAAGGAACTTCTTTTGGAATGCCAACCGAAATTGAAACTAAAATTGCAGAATTAGCGGTTTCGATGGTGCCAAATATTGATAAAATCCGATTTGTAAATTCGGGAACAGAAGCCTGCATGAGTGCCGTACGTTTAGCAAGAGGTTATACTGGAAAAGATAAAATTATAAAATTTGCAGGTTGTTATCATGGGCATTCCGATTCGTTTTTAATTCAAGCGGGTAGTGGTGCAGTAACTTTTGGTACACCAAATAGCCCAGGTGTTACCGAGGGCACCGCAAAAGATACGTTATTGGCACGCTATAACGATCTTGAAAATGTAAGCCAATTAATTGAGGTGAATAAAAATGAAATAGCCTGCATTATAATAGAGCCTGTTGCGGGTAATATGGGCTGTATTCCACCAAAAGAAGGGTTTTTGGAAGGCTTGCGAAACTTATGCGATGCTCATAATATCCTTTTGATTTTTGATGAGGTGATGACGGGTTTCCGATTAGCAAAGGGAGGTGCGCAAGAGCTTTATAATATTAAAGCTGATATAGTTTGCTTCGGTAAAGTAATTGGAGGGGGCTTACCAGTAGGCGCTTTTGCCGCTAGAAATGAAATTATGAATCACTTAGCGCCTTTAGGACCTGTATATCAGGCCGGAACTTTAAGCGGTAACCCCTTAGCTATGGCTGCCGGATTAGCCATGTTAAAGGCTTTGAATGATGACGTTGAAGTGTTTAGGCGTTTAGATGAAAAAACAACATATTTACACGAAGGTATGTCTAAGGTTTTAAATGAAAACCGTGTTGTACATACTGTAAATAGAATTGGTTCGATGAT
Encoded here:
- a CDS encoding 1-aminocyclopropane-1-carboxylate deaminase/D-cysteine desulfhydrase, with translation MTFKPENSINQTVFLPKNKGIELVVKREDKIHPFVSGNKYRKLKYNLIEAQNSGFKTLLTFGGAYSNHIAAVASAGQNLGFKTIGVIRGDELGSKIERNPTLSFAKECGMQFKFVSRTDYRDKTSQNFIDHLKKEFNTFYLIPEGGTNTLAVNGCEEILNDSDKDFDYICTSVGTGGTVSGLINGSNSNQNVLGFPALKGDFLKEEITKFVTQSNWSLITDYHFGGYAKINPELIRFINHFKNTNRIPLDPIYTGKMMFGIYDLIHKGYFPAGSKILAIHTGGLQGIAGMNMILKNKNLPIIE
- a CDS encoding glucosaminidase domain-containing protein; translated protein: MKRLLLLFCLMSVVFSCRSKKVAVSKKTIIKPNTEQIVKPVEKPVVTAPPKVYADKIDKYIDTYKDIAQSEMQLYHIPASITLAQGILESGSGYGRLAMKANNHFGIKCHGWTGQKIYHDDDEKQECFRKYKDAKYSFRDRSLFLTGRKRYAKLFELRKEDYKGWAKGLRAAGYATDRKYPQKLISIIERYNLYEYDKEVMGANYVKIETPKINSGKTYRVIKGDTLYSISRKYNISVEQLQNINGLKDNTISIGQELVIR
- the hemL gene encoding glutamate-1-semialdehyde 2,1-aminomutase yields the protein MIYKRSSALFTEAEKVIPGGVNSPVRAFKAVGGTPIFVKGAKGAYLYDEDGHRLIDYINSWGPMILGHAFEPVVNAVIDKAKKGTSFGMPTEIETKIAELAVSMVPNIDKIRFVNSGTEACMSAVRLARGYTGKDKIIKFAGCYHGHSDSFLIQAGSGAVTFGTPNSPGVTEGTAKDTLLARYNDLENVSQLIEVNKNEIACIIIEPVAGNMGCIPPKEGFLEGLRNLCDAHNILLIFDEVMTGFRLAKGGAQELYNIKADIVCFGKVIGGGLPVGAFAARNEIMNHLAPLGPVYQAGTLSGNPLAMAAGLAMLKALNDDVEVFRRLDEKTTYLHEGMSKVLNENRVVHTVNRIGSMISVHFDDAAVVDFDTAAKGNNETFKKFFHGMLNEGVYIAPSAFETWFITDALTYEDLDFTIAAVNQVAKTL